Below is a genomic region from Pseudomonadota bacterium.
TGTAAGGTTTGCGATCATTTCTTTGGTAAACCACGTCAAAGCACCGGCAGTCACCGAATTTACAAAACACCCTGGCAAGGAGACCCACGAATAAATATACAAAATGATAAAGGAAAAGCAAAATCATATCAGGTGAAGCAGGTACTTTTGGCTATTGAAAAATTGGAGGTAAATCATGGCATTAAAAAATGACCGATATACATACCGAGTAACATGGTCAGAGAATGATAATGAACATGTGGGTTTATGTGCTGAATTTCCAAGCCTGAGCTGGCTTTCTGCTA
It encodes:
- a CDS encoding toxin HicA, with the protein product MIKIDEIIIRMTQTPTGIRFTDLCKVCDHFFGKPRQSTGSHRIYKTPWQGDPRINIQNDKGKAKSYQVKQVLLAIEKLEVNHGIKK